One Romeriopsis navalis LEGE 11480 genomic region harbors:
- a CDS encoding CPBP family intramembrane glutamic endopeptidase: MPRPLLPGFNPFRQVTAREVVYLYLLMAFLSGAGINGLQQLTGLAAADPFWTSIRYISLMVPLAGGLLWRIEMTGGKRQFVLGKLPRRTRWSRLFGLTIATLVTSLGSFMLFAYLWYSLNPDSITKLVDGMTQLKSSLRPTDSVLPGISRALTFFTLIIAAPLTEEVIFRGILLQRWATKWNTPIALLLTSALFGILHLNFIGAGILGLVAGVLYYQTKSLWAPVALHAINNTIASLSLVLPANVQKTSTPEQFEQIFGQGWTGLIWLAVALPWVVIFLRKNWPRKHALIPYELNQSAAVMTADSV, translated from the coding sequence ATGCCGCGTCCGCTATTGCCTGGCTTCAATCCGTTTCGTCAAGTGACGGCCCGTGAAGTCGTTTATCTCTACTTGCTTATGGCATTCCTGAGCGGGGCTGGCATAAACGGTTTACAACAGCTGACTGGGCTGGCTGCGGCTGATCCATTTTGGACTTCGATTCGCTATATCAGCCTGATGGTGCCACTGGCCGGGGGTCTGTTATGGCGCATTGAAATGACTGGGGGCAAGCGTCAATTTGTATTGGGTAAGCTGCCGCGACGGACGCGCTGGTCACGCCTGTTTGGTTTGACGATCGCCACCCTCGTGACCTCCTTGGGGTCATTTATGCTGTTTGCCTATCTGTGGTACAGCCTTAACCCAGATTCGATTACCAAGTTAGTGGATGGGATGACCCAGCTCAAGTCGTCGCTGCGGCCGACGGATTCAGTGCTGCCCGGTATCAGCCGCGCCTTGACGTTCTTTACCTTGATTATTGCGGCACCACTAACGGAGGAAGTGATTTTCCGGGGCATTTTATTACAGCGTTGGGCCACGAAATGGAATACGCCGATCGCCTTGTTGCTAACGTCAGCATTGTTCGGAATCTTGCATTTGAATTTTATTGGTGCAGGCATTCTTGGTTTAGTTGCTGGCGTGTTGTATTACCAAACGAAAAGCCTATGGGCGCCAGTGGCCTTACATGCGATTAACAACACGATCGCGAGTTTATCCCTTGTCTTACCGGCAAATGTGCAAAAAACATCGACGCCGGAGCAATTTGAGCAGATTTTTGGTCAGGGTTGGACAGGGCTGATTTGGCTGGCTGTGGCGTTGCCTTGGGTGGTGATATTTTTACGCAAAAATTGGCCGCGCAAACATGCTCTGATTCCCTATGAACTCAATCAATCGGCCGCGGTGATGACGGCTGATTCGGTATGA
- a CDS encoding sterol desaturase family protein yields MQITLSVFNTIGASLLLLLLGDFISTFLYHVPEHVFGKFHSVVHHGKNRNFLHYAVLSRNPLVLLDGFLGALPYFIFIPWLWQLSPVGTIIGLALGEFHVVWRHVTATGHITPQWIQTFCDACYITTPERHWQHHKNANIAFGDIFNFYDAPARRWLHWLRHIKRRYRRLAMN; encoded by the coding sequence TTGCAAATTACCCTCAGCGTATTCAATACCATTGGAGCTAGCCTTCTATTGCTGCTACTCGGAGACTTCATTTCAACATTTCTATATCATGTCCCAGAGCATGTCTTTGGCAAATTTCATAGTGTTGTCCATCACGGCAAAAATCGCAACTTCTTACATTACGCCGTCCTCAGCCGTAATCCCCTAGTCCTCCTCGACGGATTCCTCGGTGCCCTGCCCTACTTCATCTTCATCCCCTGGCTGTGGCAGCTATCCCCCGTCGGTACAATCATTGGCCTCGCCCTCGGCGAATTTCACGTCGTCTGGCGACACGTCACCGCCACCGGCCACATCACCCCCCAATGGATTCAGACCTTCTGTGATGCCTGCTACATCACCACCCCCGAACGCCACTGGCAACATCACAAGAACGCCAACATCGCCTTCGGCGACATATTCAACTTCTACGATGCCCCCGCCCGTCGCTGGCTCCACTGGCTCCGCCACATCAAACGTCGCTACCGCCGCTTGGCGATGAACTAA
- a CDS encoding cryptochrome/photolyase family protein — MTIGVWVLGDQLWENQAALASVGTDTPVILIESLHHIQVRPYHQQKLIFLWSAMRHFAQDLERAGYAVTYDEAADFQTPLKAWIQAYNITELRIMQPTDRPFARLISGLRLDCKIVLFDNNQFIWTAAEFLDWAQPRKRMRMEDFYRESRKRLDILLEDGQPIGGQWNLDPENRKPPKKKNADFQPPRRQDFVPDAMTQAVIKKVRALDIATYGKAEPFQWGVTCAEAEEALNAFIETRLDTFGPYQDAMVTGEDTMWHSLISPYLNVGLLQPLAVVQAVEQTYHDRDLPLNSVEGFIRQVIGWREYMRGVYVMTDDDYAEQNWFGHQQPLPDFFWNAKNAKMNCLKQCLDQTERTAYAHHIQRLMILSNFALIAGINPQAIENWFHAAYIDAYDWVMQTNVLGMGQFADGGLLASKPYVSSANYVNKMSDYCKGCEYNHKARIGDDACPFNFFYWNFLDRHRAKLKSQGRMSFILKNLDKIDREELATIRQQAQDWHQSSIA, encoded by the coding sequence ATGACGATCGGGGTATGGGTGCTGGGCGATCAGCTCTGGGAAAATCAAGCGGCGCTGGCATCAGTCGGTACGGATACGCCCGTGATCTTGATTGAGTCACTGCATCATATTCAGGTCCGGCCGTATCATCAGCAAAAGCTGATTTTTCTCTGGTCGGCCATGCGGCATTTTGCGCAGGATTTAGAAAGGGCGGGTTATGCGGTCACCTATGACGAAGCCGCAGATTTCCAAACTCCCCTCAAGGCGTGGATTCAGGCGTATAACATCACCGAGCTGCGAATTATGCAGCCGACCGATCGGCCTTTTGCGCGGCTAATTTCCGGGTTACGGCTGGACTGCAAAATTGTGTTATTCGATAACAATCAATTTATTTGGACCGCCGCGGAATTTTTGGACTGGGCACAGCCGCGAAAGCGAATGCGGATGGAGGATTTCTATCGTGAAAGCCGCAAGCGATTGGATATTCTGCTGGAAGATGGCCAGCCGATCGGCGGGCAGTGGAATCTCGACCCGGAAAATCGTAAACCGCCAAAGAAGAAGAATGCGGATTTTCAGCCACCACGTCGTCAAGATTTTGTGCCGGATGCGATGACGCAGGCTGTAATCAAAAAAGTGCGGGCGTTGGATATTGCGACCTACGGCAAAGCTGAGCCCTTTCAGTGGGGGGTGACTTGTGCCGAGGCGGAGGAAGCGCTGAATGCGTTTATCGAAACTCGACTTGATACCTTTGGTCCATACCAAGATGCGATGGTAACTGGCGAAGATACGATGTGGCATTCGCTGATTTCACCGTATTTGAATGTGGGTTTGTTGCAACCGTTGGCAGTCGTGCAGGCCGTCGAACAGACTTATCACGATCGGGATTTGCCGTTGAATAGTGTTGAAGGGTTTATCCGGCAGGTAATTGGTTGGCGGGAATATATGCGAGGCGTCTATGTGATGACGGATGATGACTACGCGGAACAGAATTGGTTTGGTCATCAGCAACCGTTGCCAGATTTTTTCTGGAATGCCAAAAATGCCAAAATGAATTGTCTGAAGCAATGCCTTGATCAAACAGAGCGGACGGCCTATGCGCACCATATTCAGCGGTTGATGATCTTGAGTAATTTTGCCCTGATTGCGGGGATTAATCCGCAGGCGATCGAAAACTGGTTCCATGCGGCTTACATTGATGCCTATGACTGGGTGATGCAGACGAATGTCTTGGGGATGGGGCAGTTTGCTGATGGGGGGCTGCTGGCTTCAAAGCCCTATGTGTCGTCAGCCAACTATGTGAATAAGATGAGCGACTATTGCAAAGGCTGTGAATATAACCACAAAGCGCGGATTGGTGATGATGCCTGTCCGTTTAATTTCTTCTACTGGAATTTTCTCGATCGTCACCGCGCCAAGCTCAAGTCTCAAGGTCGAATGAGCTTCATCCTGAAAAATCTGGATAAAATCGATCGGGAAGAACTCGCAACAATTCGCCAACAAGCGCAAGATTGGCATCAATCTTCCATCGCTTGA
- a CDS encoding thiamine phosphate synthase, with protein MERAVLRILDANLDRAREGLRVIEEWCRFGLERTDLTDICKHLRQQLGQWHLPEIRAARDTPGDPGTQLTHAQEAQREDISQVLLANFARVQESLRVLEEYGKVYRTDLAAAVKQIRYQVYTLESTMTQKPQMPALLAARLYLVTAPVPNLLHVVEAALNGGLRLLQYRDKEADNATRYENATKLKFLCKQYGAVFIINDHIDLALAVDADGVHLGQQDYPIEVARRLLGPEKIVGRSTTNPTELQRAIDEQADYIGVGPVYETPTKAGKAAAGHEYVAYAQANAPMPWYAIGGVDAENLGDVIAAGAARASVVRAIMQADDPKVMTQQLVAQLAQAPSG; from the coding sequence ATGGAAAGAGCTGTGCTTCGTATCCTTGATGCGAATCTCGATCGGGCCCGTGAAGGTCTGCGGGTGATCGAGGAATGGTGCCGCTTTGGTTTGGAGCGGACGGATCTCACCGATATCTGCAAACATCTGCGCCAACAGCTGGGTCAATGGCATCTTCCCGAGATTCGGGCGGCCCGCGATACCCCCGGTGATCCGGGCACGCAGCTGACCCATGCCCAGGAAGCTCAGCGTGAAGATATCAGCCAAGTGCTGCTAGCTAATTTTGCCCGCGTCCAAGAATCCCTGCGGGTGCTAGAAGAATATGGCAAAGTGTATCGCACCGACCTCGCTGCCGCTGTTAAACAAATTCGCTATCAGGTTTATACGCTCGAAAGCACTATGACTCAAAAGCCCCAAATGCCAGCGCTGCTTGCGGCCCGTCTTTATCTGGTGACCGCGCCGGTGCCGAATCTACTGCATGTGGTTGAAGCGGCCCTCAATGGTGGTTTGCGACTGCTGCAATATCGCGATAAAGAGGCCGATAATGCGACCCGCTACGAAAATGCAACGAAGCTCAAATTCCTCTGTAAGCAATATGGTGCGGTCTTTATCATCAATGACCATATCGACTTAGCCCTTGCGGTCGATGCGGATGGGGTGCATTTGGGGCAGCAGGATTATCCGATCGAAGTGGCCCGCCGCTTACTTGGCCCTGAGAAGATTGTCGGACGTTCGACAACTAATCCGACGGAATTACAGCGGGCGATTGATGAGCAAGCGGATTATATCGGGGTTGGCCCGGTCTACGAAACGCCCACGAAAGCGGGAAAAGCCGCCGCAGGGCATGAATATGTGGCCTACGCGCAGGCCAATGCGCCGATGCCTTGGTATGCGATCGGTGGGGTTGACGCAGAGAACCTCGGTGATGTGATTGCGGCCGGTGCTGCTCGCGCTTCTGTCGTGCGGGCAATTATGCAGGCGGATGACCCGAAAGTCATGACCCAGCAGCTCGTGGCGCAACTGGCCCAAGCGCCCTCCGGGTGA
- the thiS gene encoding sulfur carrier protein ThiS, with amino-acid sequence MNDSITLYVNGEEKTCQPQTVLPELLAQQGMNPRLVAVEYNGEILHRQFWPETIIQTDDRLEVVTIVGGG; translated from the coding sequence ATGAATGATTCGATCACGCTGTATGTTAATGGCGAGGAAAAGACTTGCCAACCGCAGACTGTCTTACCAGAATTGCTGGCCCAGCAGGGGATGAATCCGCGGCTTGTGGCGGTGGAGTATAACGGGGAGATTTTGCATCGGCAATTTTGGCCGGAAACGATTATCCAAACCGACGATCGGCTAGAAGTCGTCACGATCGTCGGTGGAGGTTAG
- a CDS encoding protein kinase domain-containing protein, which translates to MLNDRYQIIRPLATGGMGQTYVAADTQRPGNPHCVVKQLKPASTDPDFLVVARRLFQSEATILEKLGRRHDQIPQLLAYFEQDEEFYLVQDLIEGHPLTAEMQLGQRWDEAQVLELLQSVLELLAVIHQEGVIHRDIKPDNLIRRDQDNKLCLIDFGSVKQIRLSQVLNSQPTTYSQLIGPTVAVGTPGYMSAEQYKGKPRPSSDLYSLGIIAVQALTGMLPAQLREDDNGELIWRDQSADISPSLTDFIAKLVSIYLKDRFTSAPEAQQALQQILTDSPDAITIPPSQPAIVPAAVPPLIPDSIATTPQKRTQPDAVPPPPVQPEPTQVAIPQSAAPTHAASPATGSNVVVGILMGMTLLGGIGGGLYAYTRLQQSRALQNIEQLYNAKQFKQCNSQAQSFPQYHADLHRRSQALLTQCQDAQTLENIDLLVQRGTAAEFAQAVDLAMSIPSDAAIYEPAQRLILRSSEKILDLAEQKYFSGGDSDYAEALRLVKAIPREAPVYDEANNQLRKWKTEEARNQQDEKRAETALKAKRWNAADQAANKLATSPVKGWQKIAKSLKAKAKQGRDAERKKAANDRLTRARQRQLLSLINQWMRAKSTIFAPPFNRQRARQLMTGDLLKGVLARMDELEESDAYYRYGRFKVTFQSGQDLLSDRPTLDVQIRQKFTLVEDGDAAAEQSDEGRYRYTFVREAGRWKTVKREELKS; encoded by the coding sequence ATGCTCAACGATCGCTACCAAATTATTCGCCCCCTTGCGACTGGTGGCATGGGCCAAACCTATGTCGCCGCCGACACCCAACGCCCCGGCAATCCCCACTGCGTCGTCAAACAACTCAAACCCGCCAGCACCGATCCCGATTTTCTGGTAGTCGCTCGCCGTCTCTTCCAAAGCGAAGCCACCATTCTCGAAAAACTCGGTCGCCGCCACGACCAAATCCCCCAACTCCTCGCCTACTTTGAGCAAGACGAAGAATTTTATCTGGTCCAAGACCTGATCGAAGGCCATCCGCTCACCGCCGAAATGCAGCTCGGCCAACGCTGGGACGAAGCCCAAGTGCTCGAACTGCTCCAATCCGTTCTCGAACTGCTCGCCGTCATTCACCAAGAAGGCGTCATCCACCGCGACATCAAACCCGACAACCTCATCCGCCGCGACCAAGACAACAAACTCTGCCTCATTGATTTCGGCTCCGTCAAACAAATCCGCCTCTCCCAAGTCCTCAACTCCCAACCCACCACCTACTCCCAACTCATCGGCCCCACCGTCGCCGTCGGCACTCCCGGCTATATGTCCGCCGAGCAATACAAAGGCAAACCCCGTCCCAGTAGCGATCTCTACTCCCTCGGCATCATCGCCGTCCAAGCCCTCACCGGCATGCTCCCCGCCCAACTGCGCGAAGATGACAACGGCGAACTGATCTGGCGCGACCAATCTGCCGACATCAGCCCCAGCCTCACCGATTTCATTGCCAAACTCGTCAGCATCTACCTCAAAGACCGCTTCACCAGCGCTCCCGAAGCCCAACAAGCATTACAGCAAATCCTGACCGACAGTCCCGACGCCATCACCATTCCGCCCAGCCAACCGGCGATCGTCCCCGCCGCTGTGCCGCCACTGATCCCAGACTCGATCGCCACAACCCCCCAGAAACGCACTCAACCCGATGCCGTGCCACCGCCTCCCGTCCAGCCCGAACCCACGCAAGTCGCGATTCCCCAGTCCGCTGCACCAACGCATGCCGCCAGTCCCGCGACGGGAAGCAACGTTGTTGTGGGAATCTTGATGGGGATGACGCTGTTGGGGGGGATCGGGGGTGGACTATACGCCTACACCCGCCTCCAACAGTCCCGCGCCCTCCAAAATATCGAGCAACTCTACAACGCCAAACAGTTTAAGCAATGTAACAGTCAAGCACAGTCCTTCCCGCAGTATCACGCCGACTTACATCGCCGATCCCAAGCCCTCCTGACCCAATGTCAAGACGCCCAAACCCTGGAAAATATTGACCTCCTGGTGCAACGGGGCACCGCTGCGGAATTTGCCCAAGCCGTTGATCTGGCCATGAGCATTCCGTCGGATGCGGCGATCTACGAGCCGGCCCAACGCCTGATCCTGCGATCCTCCGAGAAAATTCTCGACCTCGCTGAGCAAAAATATTTCTCTGGGGGGGACTCGGACTACGCCGAAGCCCTGCGCTTGGTCAAAGCGATCCCCCGTGAAGCGCCGGTTTACGACGAAGCGAATAACCAGCTCCGTAAGTGGAAAACGGAAGAAGCCCGCAATCAGCAAGACGAAAAACGGGCTGAAACGGCCCTCAAAGCCAAACGCTGGAATGCGGCCGATCAAGCGGCGAATAAGCTGGCCACTAGCCCCGTGAAAGGCTGGCAAAAAATCGCCAAATCACTTAAAGCCAAAGCCAAGCAGGGTCGCGACGCCGAACGCAAAAAAGCAGCGAACGATCGGCTTACCCGCGCCCGGCAGCGGCAACTTTTGAGCTTGATCAATCAATGGATGCGGGCCAAGTCAACCATTTTTGCTCCACCCTTCAACCGCCAACGGGCGCGCCAACTGATGACGGGTGATTTGCTCAAAGGGGTGCTGGCCCGGATGGATGAACTAGAAGAAAGTGATGCTTACTATCGCTATGGACGCTTTAAGGTGACGTTCCAATCCGGGCAAGACTTGCTGAGCGATCGGCCAACGCTGGATGTTCAGATTCGCCAGAAATTTACCCTAGTGGAAGATGGTGATGCGGCGGCAGAACAGTCAGATGAGGGGCGCTATCGCTATACCTTTGTGCGCGAAGCGGGCCGTTGGAAAACCGTGAAGCGCGAAGAACTGAAGTCGTGA
- a CDS encoding CHAD domain-containing protein encodes MTKSIPKTEAQSITVDALPQGVVVPPITLGDYVYRLVKKQFTHMMREESAVLADQDPEPLHQMRINARRLRSTMELFEAVVEMPAAYQPQHLRKFNRTLGKLRNLDVVMARLQQDYYPSLPPDEQKSLAWCLKKLRKQRRQALKSVKKTLQRQSFSQYYEHWLKSPRYREAAGRSLTQTLPHLLMPKLAHFLAHPAWSISADTCNGDNQTNLHDLRKVVKHLRYQLEGVKDRGSEDSVEWIASFKLLQDCLGTIQDLAVLRQVIVATLPKVGRSLLQLEAIFHQQQAAALADWERLRQPYLQPQYQYQCYQRVLRSLQV; translated from the coding sequence ATGACTAAGTCAATACCGAAAACAGAAGCGCAGTCGATTACAGTTGATGCGCTGCCCCAGGGGGTTGTTGTGCCACCGATTACGTTGGGCGATTATGTCTATCGGTTGGTCAAAAAGCAGTTTACGCACATGATGCGTGAGGAATCAGCCGTGCTGGCAGATCAAGATCCGGAGCCATTGCATCAGATGCGGATTAATGCCCGTCGTTTGCGCTCAACGATGGAATTATTTGAAGCGGTGGTTGAAATGCCAGCCGCATATCAGCCCCAACACCTGCGTAAATTCAATCGGACTTTGGGGAAACTGCGCAATCTGGATGTGGTCATGGCGCGGTTGCAGCAGGATTACTATCCGTCGCTGCCCCCCGATGAGCAGAAGTCCCTCGCCTGGTGTCTGAAGAAGCTGCGCAAGCAGCGTCGTCAGGCGCTGAAATCGGTCAAGAAGACGCTGCAGCGTCAGTCCTTTAGCCAGTATTACGAGCATTGGCTCAAGTCGCCGCGTTACCGTGAAGCCGCGGGCCGATCGTTAACTCAAACTTTGCCGCATTTGCTGATGCCGAAACTGGCTCATTTCTTGGCTCACCCAGCTTGGTCGATTAGCGCTGATACCTGTAACGGGGATAACCAAACGAATCTACATGATCTGCGGAAAGTCGTGAAGCATTTGCGTTACCAGCTCGAGGGCGTCAAGGATCGGGGCAGTGAAGATAGCGTGGAATGGATTGCCTCCTTTAAGCTATTACAAGACTGTCTAGGCACGATTCAAGATTTAGCGGTACTACGTCAAGTGATTGTGGCGACATTGCCGAAAGTGGGGCGATCGTTGCTCCAACTTGAAGCAATTTTTCATCAACAGCAAGCCGCGGCTTTGGCGGATTGGGAGCGCCTCCGCCAACCCTACTTGCAGCCGCAGTACCAATACCAGTGCTATCAGCGGGTACTGCGATCGTTGCAAGTCTAA
- a CDS encoding COR domain-containing protein, with amino-acid sequence MTQDAAYQQTQAKIAEALKTGATTLYLRYNQLTQIPAEIAQLTNLSKLYLISNQLTQIPAEIAQLTNLSKLYLSSNQLTQIPAEIAQLTNLSKLDLDKNPLNSNLANAYASGLDAVFDYLKAQAESSICLNEAKLILVGEGEVGKTCLLGALRSDPWVAGRPTTHGIEIKPVTVIAPDGPTEITLNGWDFGGQQVYRPTHQLFFSAPAVYLVVWKPREGPQQGFVKEWITLIKHREPDAKILIVATHGGPGQRQPDIDRQELIDQFGSDTILGFHHIDSKPDNATQQLTGITELRKAIAKVAFDLPEMGETVPAKWEEARALLRQTEAPYLPYSEVLDICTKLDIPTAQAELFIHISHRLGHLTHYSQDPILKDIVILKPDWLAKAISFVLDDATTRNNSGLADFDHLSQLWSHPPFEGEDGYPEDLHPIFLALMERFDLSYKVSFDNPKENAKNTSLIAQLVPDNRPETLATAWPATPEPGDRQQIQICRIVDEKRQSATAEGLFYQLIVRLHKYSLGRHNYNHSIHWQRGIVLDNDYNGRALLEHIGNDIRITVRAAYPERFLSYLTQEIKYLVESFWEGLRCNVMVPCISPCGLDEPGKGLYEAAKLIDSKKKNRPDYPCERCGEWQNIDKLLSNAPLTQPDTQTQKLEALQQEIKAVGQLVTTAHQELSQGQEALLSQSDEQFSTYMQMLTDEAKDGPRLFSLKPVKTKFLDTNPNWVTAKFEITLWCEHSLAPLPTLNPDNPTLGVYTIELTREWISAISPWLKPIATVLSAVAPAAIAATKLNLSDAAYKGIDEQIGMTQQTLTLASKGVTDTLAVKSDRQFDRGDSIRAQGAVLRKLHTQIKTKDPSFGGLERVQNRRSEFLWVHKQFVSEY; translated from the coding sequence ATGACACAGGATGCAGCTTATCAGCAGACACAAGCGAAAATTGCTGAAGCACTTAAAACAGGAGCAACCACGCTTTACCTCCGCTACAACCAATTAACCCAAATCCCCGCCGAAATCGCCCAGCTCACAAATCTCTCAAAGCTTTACCTCATCTCCAACCAATTAACCCAAATCCCCGCCGAAATCGCCCAGCTCACAAATCTCTCAAAGCTTTACCTCAGCTCCAACCAATTAACCCAAATCCCCGCCGAAATCGCCCAGCTCACAAATCTCTCAAAGCTTGACCTCGATAAAAATCCCCTTAATTCAAATTTAGCCAATGCCTATGCATCTGGTTTGGACGCTGTATTTGATTATCTCAAGGCGCAAGCCGAATCATCAATCTGTCTTAACGAAGCCAAACTCATCCTCGTGGGCGAAGGCGAAGTCGGCAAAACCTGTCTCCTCGGTGCCCTACGTAGCGATCCCTGGGTCGCCGGGCGCCCCACCACCCACGGCATCGAAATCAAACCCGTCACAGTCATTGCTCCCGATGGCCCTACCGAAATCACCCTCAACGGCTGGGACTTCGGCGGCCAGCAAGTCTATCGTCCCACCCACCAGCTCTTCTTCAGCGCCCCCGCCGTCTACCTCGTCGTCTGGAAACCCCGCGAAGGCCCCCAGCAAGGCTTCGTCAAAGAATGGATTACCCTGATCAAGCATCGCGAACCCGATGCCAAAATCCTCATCGTCGCCACCCACGGTGGCCCCGGTCAACGCCAACCCGACATCGATCGCCAAGAACTAATCGACCAATTCGGTAGCGACACCATACTCGGCTTCCACCACATCGATAGCAAACCCGACAACGCTACCCAGCAGCTTACAGGCATCACCGAACTCCGGAAAGCCATCGCCAAAGTTGCCTTCGACCTCCCCGAAATGGGCGAAACCGTCCCCGCAAAATGGGAAGAAGCCCGCGCACTCCTCCGCCAAACCGAGGCACCCTATCTTCCCTATTCCGAAGTGCTCGACATCTGCACCAAGCTCGACATCCCCACCGCCCAAGCCGAACTCTTTATCCACATCTCCCACCGCCTCGGCCACCTCACCCACTACAGCCAAGACCCCATTCTCAAAGACATCGTTATCCTCAAACCCGACTGGCTGGCCAAAGCCATCAGCTTCGTCCTCGACGACGCCACCACCCGCAACAACAGCGGCCTTGCCGACTTTGATCACCTCAGCCAACTCTGGAGCCATCCCCCCTTCGAAGGCGAAGACGGCTACCCCGAAGACCTCCACCCCATCTTCCTCGCCCTGATGGAACGCTTCGACCTCTCCTACAAAGTCAGCTTCGACAACCCCAAAGAAAACGCCAAAAACACTAGCCTTATCGCCCAACTCGTCCCCGACAATCGCCCCGAAACCCTCGCCACCGCTTGGCCTGCCACCCCCGAACCCGGTGACCGCCAACAGATCCAAATCTGTCGCATTGTCGATGAAAAACGCCAGTCCGCCACCGCCGAAGGACTCTTCTACCAGCTCATCGTCCGCCTGCACAAATACTCCCTTGGCCGCCACAACTACAACCACAGCATCCACTGGCAACGCGGCATCGTCCTCGACAACGACTACAACGGTCGCGCCCTGCTCGAACACATCGGCAACGACATCCGCATCACCGTCCGCGCCGCCTACCCCGAGCGCTTCCTCTCCTACCTCACCCAAGAAATCAAATACCTCGTCGAAAGCTTCTGGGAAGGACTCCGCTGCAACGTCATGGTGCCCTGCATCTCCCCCTGCGGCCTCGATGAACCCGGCAAAGGCCTATACGAAGCCGCCAAACTCATCGACAGCAAAAAGAAAAACCGCCCCGACTACCCCTGCGAACGCTGCGGCGAATGGCAAAACATCGACAAACTCCTCAGCAACGCCCCTCTCACCCAACCCGATACCCAAACCCAAAAACTCGAAGCACTCCAACAAGAAATCAAAGCCGTCGGCCAACTCGTCACTACCGCTCATCAGGAACTCAGCCAAGGCCAAGAAGCACTGCTCAGCCAATCGGACGAGCAATTCAGCACCTACATGCAGATGCTCACCGACGAAGCCAAAGACGGCCCCCGCCTCTTCAGCCTCAAACCCGTCAAAACCAAATTCCTCGACACCAATCCTAATTGGGTCACAGCCAAATTTGAAATCACCCTCTGGTGCGAACATAGCCTCGCCCCACTCCCCACACTCAACCCCGACAACCCCACACTCGGCGTCTACACCATCGAACTCACCCGCGAATGGATCAGCGCCATCAGTCCTTGGCTAAAACCGATCGCCACCGTACTCAGCGCCGTCGCCCCCGCCGCGATCGCCGCCACCAAACTCAACCTCTCCGATGCCGCCTACAAAGGAATCGACGAACAAATTGGCATGACCCAGCAAACCCTCACCCTCGCCAGCAAAGGCGTGACGGACACCCTCGCCGTTAAAAGCGATCGCCAATTCGATCGCGGCGACAGCATCCGCGCCCAAGGTGCCGTCCTCCGCAAACTCCATACCCAAATCAAAACCAAAGACCCCAGCTTCGGCGGCCTCGAACGCGTCCAAAATCGCCGCAGCGAATTCCTTTGGGTCCACAAACAATTCGTCAGCGAATATTAA
- a CDS encoding polyphosphate kinase 2 family protein, with product MAKTALDYDDFVVKPGKQISLAKDFSPSYKSDAFDKVQGKARLAETVGEMAALQNVLYAQNTYALLIIFQAMDAAGKDGTIKHVMSGVNPQGCQVFSFKAPSSEELDHDYLWRSMKTLPERGRIGIYNRSYYEEVLITRVHPAILDRQQLPPHKVDKQFWQQRFDQINNFEQYLTANGVIVLKFFLNVSKAEQKTRFMERLDNPEKNWKFSMQDVKERQHWDDYQNAYEDMFNHTSTKAAPWHVIPADRKWFMRMVVSEIICEKLRSLDLQYPQLTDAQMSQLGAAKQQLLDEPD from the coding sequence ATGGCCAAAACTGCCTTAGATTACGATGACTTTGTAGTAAAGCCTGGTAAGCAAATCTCACTGGCCAAGGATTTTTCGCCGTCATACAAATCGGATGCCTTTGATAAGGTGCAGGGAAAAGCCCGACTCGCGGAAACGGTGGGGGAAATGGCGGCATTGCAGAATGTGCTGTACGCCCAGAATACCTACGCACTGCTGATTATTTTTCAAGCGATGGATGCGGCCGGTAAAGACGGAACGATCAAACATGTGATGTCCGGGGTAAATCCCCAGGGGTGTCAGGTGTTTTCGTTCAAGGCTCCTTCCTCGGAAGAGTTGGATCATGATTATCTCTGGCGATCGATGAAAACCCTGCCGGAGCGGGGCCGCATTGGAATTTACAATCGTTCCTACTATGAAGAGGTATTGATTACGCGGGTTCACCCAGCGATTCTCGATCGTCAGCAATTGCCACCGCACAAAGTGGATAAACAGTTTTGGCAGCAGCGGTTTGACCAGATCAACAACTTTGAGCAATACCTGACGGCAAATGGGGTGATCGTGCTGAAGTTTTTCCTCAATGTCTCAAAAGCCGAGCAAAAAACACGGTTTATGGAGCGTTTAGATAATCCTGAGAAGAATTGGAAATTCTCGATGCAGGACGTGAAGGAACGGCAGCATTGGGACGATTATCAAAATGCCTACGAAGATATGTTTAATCACACCAGTACGAAAGCCGCTCCCTGGCATGTGATTCCGGCCGATCGTAAATGGTTTATGCGAATGGTTGTATCCGAAATTATTTGTGAGAAGTTGCGATCCTTGGATTTGCAATATCCACAGTTAACGGATGCACAAATGAGTCAACTGGGCGCAGCGAAGCAGCAACTTTTAGATGAGCCGGACTAA